GATTTCGCGGCAATCGTGCCAGGTCATCGGAGAGTCTCGTACCGGCAAGACGATTTCGTGTGAAGCGTATCAGCTCAAACACCTGCCTCAAAAGAGTGGGGATAGTGGGATGCACAAGCCGATTGTGTACTGGCAATCGGTGCCAGAGAGCGGGAGCCGGGATTTATTTAACGGGATTTTCGATAACCTGCAATACCAGATTAATCGGGGGACATTGAGCGAAGTGCGGTCGCGGGTGCATCACTTACTGCGGGTGTGCAAAGTAGAAATGCTGATCGTGGATGAAGCGCATCGGCTGCGACCGAAAGCATTGGAAGACATTGCGGATATCTTGGACAAACTGCAAATCGCGGTCGTGCTGGTAGGCACGGATCGATTGAATGCGGTGTTAAACCGGAATGAACAGGTGCAGTATCGGTGCATTGGCAAACATCGATATCCCCGGATGACCGCCGCGCAGATTGCGAAGACGAGTGCGATCTGGGAAACGCATGTGCTGCGGTTGCCGCAACCGTCACGGCTGAGCAGTGCCAAGATGCAGAAGCTACTTGCCCCTGCCACTGGAGGCTATATCGGGCTGTTAGATCGAATGCTGCGAGAAGCAGCGGTGCGCTCTTTGCGAGCTGGGAAGTCGTGCGTTGAATACAACATATTGGCTGAAGTGGTAGCAGAATGCCAGTGAGCGAAAGCAGGAGACAGGGCTGGGTGATTCAGGTCGTTCCTGGAGTGGGCGAGAGCTTTGGGCATTATCTGAGCCGCTTTCGGCGGGAGAACTACCTGAGTCACAAAACCTTGGGTGAAGTCTTAGGCGTGCCCACAAAAGTAGTAAGTGACTGGGAAGCGCCATCCCGTCGTCGAATTCCGGATGGAGCAGAACTCAAACGGCTGTCGCAACTGATTGGGATTTCCTGCGATCAATTGCGCGAGATGATGCCAAGAGAACCTTTGCATCTGCAAACTCGGCTATGCCCTGCCTGTTATGGAGAGAATCCAGTGCATCAGGCAGGCTGGCAACAGCAGGGGGTGGAGGAGTGCGATCGTCACCAAATCCGGTTACTCTCAGCCTGTCCCAGATGCGGAACAGGCTTTCGGACCCCTTCTTTGTGGTGGAATGAACAGTGTGAGAAATGCCAGACAGCCTTGAGTGAGATGACCCTGAATCTACCTGTTCACCTTCATCAGCCAGGAAGCGATGCCGAATGCCGCTAGGCTTTGGTTGAGAGCATGAGGAGTTTGACCAGCCAATAGACCTCCCGACCTTTAATGGGTTCGTGGGCTTGTTTAAACTGGGATTTGAGCTGGTTGAGCCAATCCTCCTGCTCGACAATTTCCGGGGAATAAGCCCACTGCCCTGGTGTGAGTCTGCGAGAGATAATGGCACGTTCAGTCGAAATTTTCTCCTGTTTCAGTGCGGCACAAGCAGCATAGAAGGCAGGTTGAAGGGCTTTGACTTGCTGTTCGAGTTCCGCTAATTGAGCGCGGAGGTCGATCATCTCATTGATAATTTCCAGTGGATCAAGGAAATCGAAGGATGAAGAGTTGATTGCAGTAGAGGGGGGACGAGAATCTAACTTCATACGATTGCTGAAACACTTTTCAACCTGGGAGTTGTAGGTTTTAGACGACAAATAGAGGATGTTACTAGCAAATCTAGCGACATCCAGCGTGAGACAGTTTAAGATTGTACACTACACCGTCTCCATCTTTGCCATACACGGTTTGCAGTTTATAAAGTGACTCGATACTTAGCGTAGGATCAACGACAAAAAGCCTGAGACGCGACAGTGGAGCAGGTAGACTCGTCCCGCGCGATTTGACCGCAGATTAAAGGAGGTGAATTCCACGCTATATGACCGCTTCGGGTTGCGAATTACTCGAAATGGTTGATGATGAGCTGCAACTCCTCGATCGACTTCTCCTCAACGAACTTTTGATAAATCGGTTTTAACTGGCTGCGATCCTTCTCCTTCCCATTACTCCTAGCATTGAGCCCGATTGCGGCATTGTGCTGGTCAATTTGAGCGGTGGCAGCAGGATGAGCCTGAAGCCAGGGGGTGACGACGAGAGCAGGATTTGCACTAGCAGCGGTAGCGATGACATTACCGCTCAAGAACCAACGATCGCTAGGCTGGCAGTTGTTGTTGTACTGCATCAGTGCAGTGATAGCGATCGGCACTCGATCGGTAGGTAAAAGCTTCCCGAATGACGGTCTACGAGGAGCGGTGCGATGGGTTGGCGCTGGCTGTGGCGCGACCGACTGGGTGGTGAGTGTCTGTTGAATGGGCGCAGTGGGCGGCTGAATTGGCGCAGGTTGGGGGACTGGCGTAGGTTGAACTCCTGCCAGTCCTTGAGCGGCAGCGGCAATTTGAGCAAGGCGATCGTGTGCGGTCTGGAGTTCGGCACGGAGACGGTCGATTTCTTGTTGTTGTTGTTCGGTTTGCTGGCGTAACTGCTCCAGTTCTTCGGCTTGCTGACCGACAGACACCTGCTGTTTGATAGCCGCGAGTTCCTGTAGCAGTGGAGCCAGGAGTTGATTGGGGTCAGGAGGTGACTGCTGGGTTAGAGCGGAGGGAATGGCAAGCAGGAGACGATCGAGCAGGGATTGATAGCCCGTCCTGCTGGAGGTATCAATGCCCAAGCGATCGGCAGCAGCAGACAGATCGCTCAGATTCACCCGCAATTCACGGTAGCGGGGTTTGCTGCGCTTCGGCTGACTGGGTTGGTGAGCAGGGCGTGCAGATTCATGCGGCTGTGCGGTCGTCGATGTAGGTTGCGGTTCCTTCTCCGGTAGGGTTTGCAGGTTGGCGGCGACTTCTTCAACTTCGTGCTGCGTGGGAGACATAGCTGCTTCCGATTGGGGGGTAGAGTCTGTTTCAGTGGTATCCGAGTCAATGCGATCCGCCTCTATTGGCTGCGCGAAGCGGTCGTTTGCGGATTGCTGCTGCTGGAGTTGTTGCTCAGTCAGACTGGGCAGAGGATGTGCCATCAGTTTGATGCCCGTGACTGTAATGGGCTTGCCCTGGTCGTCCACCAAGCAATAGCCGAAGTAGTGGGAAGCGGAATTGCTGTTTGCCGCATCGCGCATCTCACCCGGAGCAACGTGCCCCAGGTAGAACTGCAACCATCGCTGCTCATTCACTCCCTGCCCTGGCAACCAGTAGTGAATGGCAATCCGCGCATAAGCAGCCCGGAGGCGGTGAACGCTGACACTCTGGAACCCTGGCAGCAGCGGCAGGATTTGGGAGTCCTGAAAATGGTGTTTAACTCTGGTGTTGACCCTTGCCCGAAAAGCAGCCACTTCCCGATCTGCACTGGTGAGTCCGGCTAAGGCTTGCACCTGGGGAAAGCCTCTAAAGCGATCGATCGCGTCTAGCACCTGTTCTGCTGGGAGCAGCGTCAGAATGGTGTAGGCGATGGGATCAGTCTTTTTGAGCTGCCCGTCGAAGGTCAGCAGATAGGAATGCCGGGTTGGGGAGAAGCGACCGGAAACAGCGACCTCAGTGTGTCGCCTGCCTGTCACAGCGGCGATCCCGATTGCTAAGGTTTCCGGCTCTTGGGATTGCAGCAGTTGGGATGCCTTCTTCAGATAGCGATCGGGGTTGAATGGCTGGGGGTCATCCTGTCTTTGG
The Leptolyngbya ohadii IS1 genome window above contains:
- a CDS encoding TniB family NTP-binding protein, translating into MVGGELDAVTRQATIARLQKRSIVELEQVRQFHEWLDEKRISRQSCQVIGESRTGKTISCEAYQLKHLPQKSGDSGMHKPIVYWQSVPESGSRDLFNGIFDNLQYQINRGTLSEVRSRVHHLLRVCKVEMLIVDEAHRLRPKALEDIADILDKLQIAVVLVGTDRLNAVLNRNEQVQYRCIGKHRYPRMTAAQIAKTSAIWETHVLRLPQPSRLSSAKMQKLLAPATGGYIGLLDRMLREAAVRSLRAGKSCVEYNILAEVVAECQ
- a CDS encoding TniQ family protein: MPVSESRRQGWVIQVVPGVGESFGHYLSRFRRENYLSHKTLGEVLGVPTKVVSDWEAPSRRRIPDGAELKRLSQLIGISCDQLREMMPREPLHLQTRLCPACYGENPVHQAGWQQQGVEECDRHQIRLLSACPRCGTGFRTPSLWWNEQCEKCQTALSEMTLNLPVHLHQPGSDAECR
- a CDS encoding protelomerase family protein, translating into MSRDEIISEYLARIDRHDRVKLTTEERAFLVQDFIEQLQSLESAEAIELLCRNEVEMLERGYGAGTNSTTNYLSKYRQAIAHATEQGKLPLTDETSYFFNGRKRSGQSIQSLHHLAFDLMRYDNDVYTANRKATNVGNNQRQDDPQPFNPDRYLKKASQLLQSQEPETLAIGIAAVTGRRHTEVAVSGRFSPTRHSYLLTFDGQLKKTDPIAYTILTLLPAEQVLDAIDRFRGFPQVQALAGLTSADREVAAFRARVNTRVKHHFQDSQILPLLPGFQSVSVHRLRAAYARIAIHYWLPGQGVNEQRWLQFYLGHVAPGEMRDAANSNSASHYFGYCLVDDQGKPITVTGIKLMAHPLPSLTEQQLQQQQSANDRFAQPIEADRIDSDTTETDSTPQSEAAMSPTQHEVEEVAANLQTLPEKEPQPTSTTAQPHESARPAHQPSQPKRSKPRYRELRVNLSDLSAAADRLGIDTSSRTGYQSLLDRLLLAIPSALTQQSPPDPNQLLAPLLQELAAIKQQVSVGQQAEELEQLRQQTEQQQQEIDRLRAELQTAHDRLAQIAAAAQGLAGVQPTPVPQPAPIQPPTAPIQQTLTTQSVAPQPAPTHRTAPRRPSFGKLLPTDRVPIAITALMQYNNNCQPSDRWFLSGNVIATAASANPALVVTPWLQAHPAATAQIDQHNAAIGLNARSNGKEKDRSQLKPIYQKFVEEKSIEELQLIINHFE